Proteins from a single region of Crassaminicella profunda:
- a CDS encoding VanZ family protein produces the protein MLLIFNLSSQAAEQSNQLSTDITKVIVKTVEKVHLKVSFDIKNFNHIIRKNAHFFAYLVLGLLVMNAMKKIGPWCLSLNLLIGPWCLSLNLLTY, from the coding sequence ATGCTCCTTATTTTCAACTTATCATCTCAAGCAGCAGAGCAGTCTAATCAGTTAAGTACAGACATAACAAAAGTAATTGTAAAAACAGTGGAGAAAGTTCATCTAAAGGTTAGTTTTGATATAAAGAATTTTAATCACATCATAAGAAAAAATGCTCATTTTTTTGCCTACCTTGTGCTTGGGTTATTAGTGATGAACGCTATGAAGAAAATAGGGCCCTGGTGCCTGTCACTTAACTTATTAATAGGGCCCTGGTGCCTGTCACTTAACTTATTAACTTATTGA
- a CDS encoding glycosyltransferase family 4 protein — translation MKIIIQNRYYYPSFGGVENSLYYIACELTRKGHEVTILTKKLDKDSLDVEKTSEGFEIIRYDYRIPKILFFVDPLFHYNVSKKKMDELLKEKEFDLIITRDPVLGLASYNCKLNKIKLLYIPPVIIKYSYVGRIHLKKNIKRQIIELLGFIRFYLEGKMQQILLKECNNIIVFSNNIKSQIEEYIKNINKKKISVIPPGVDSSFKIINENTLFEKYNLSKETKIFLYVGRIVNEKYVDLLLDAFIKLDQDSSILMFVGDGAELNELKRKADKFNIKNKVVFAGYKKNTVEFYNLATYLVLPTKYEAFGQVILESLACGTPVIGFRNNKHDIKVATDEIITDAQTGFLCDQFSVECLSKTMEKALQFSNNEIEYNLMKERCLQKAKKEYTWDKFTDELLLLCGKETD, via the coding sequence ATGAAGATAATAATTCAAAATAGATACTACTATCCAAGTTTTGGTGGCGTTGAAAATTCACTTTATTATATTGCTTGTGAACTAACAAGAAAAGGTCATGAAGTAACTATTCTTACAAAAAAACTTGATAAAGATTCACTTGATGTAGAAAAAACAAGTGAAGGGTTTGAAATAATTAGATATGACTATAGAATACCTAAAATTTTATTTTTTGTAGATCCGTTATTTCATTATAATGTTAGTAAAAAAAAGATGGATGAACTTTTGAAAGAAAAAGAATTTGATTTGATAATAACAAGAGACCCGGTATTAGGATTAGCCTCTTATAATTGTAAATTAAATAAAATAAAATTATTATATATTCCACCAGTTATTATTAAATATTCATATGTAGGTAGAATACATTTAAAGAAAAATATAAAAAGGCAAATAATTGAATTGCTTGGATTTATTAGATTTTATTTAGAAGGTAAAATGCAGCAGATATTATTAAAAGAATGCAATAATATAATTGTTTTTAGTAATAATATAAAAAGTCAAATTGAAGAATATATAAAAAATATTAATAAAAAGAAAATATCTGTGATTCCACCAGGTGTAGATTCTAGTTTTAAAATTATAAATGAAAATACTTTGTTTGAAAAATATAATTTATCTAAAGAAACGAAGATTTTTCTATATGTAGGAAGAATTGTTAATGAGAAATATGTAGACTTATTATTAGATGCTTTTATTAAGTTGGATCAAGATAGCTCAATTTTAATGTTTGTTGGGGATGGAGCAGAATTAAATGAATTAAAACGGAAGGCGGACAAATTTAATATCAAAAATAAAGTGGTTTTTGCGGGTTATAAAAAGAATACAGTAGAATTTTATAATTTAGCCACATATTTAGTATTACCTACAAAGTATGAAGCATTTGGACAAGTTATTTTAGAATCTTTAGCTTGTGGAACCCCAGTTATCGGATTTAGAAATAATAAACATGATATTAAAGTAGCTACAGATGAAATAATAACAGATGCACAGACAGGTTTCTTATGTGATCAGTTTAGTGTTGAATGTTTATCTAAAACTATGGAAAAAGCATTGCAATTTTCAAATAATGAAATTGAATATAATCTTATGAAAGAAAGATGCTTACAAAAAGCTAAAAAAGAATACACTTGGGATAAATTTACTGATGAATTATTGTTGCTTTGTGGAAAGGAAACTGATTAA
- a CDS encoding type II toxin-antitoxin system Phd/YefM family antitoxin, with translation MPQIRPIKDLRNTTEISELCHSNKEPIFITKNGYGDLVVMSIETYEREIAKVDLYKKLAEAELQIKNGELLLDAEDVFKGLRNKYVRK, from the coding sequence ATGCCTCAGATTAGACCTATAAAAGATTTAAGAAATACAACTGAGATTTCAGAACTATGTCATAGTAACAAGGAACCAATTTTCATAACAAAGAATGGATACGGTGATTTGGTTGTTATGAGTATAGAGACATATGAACGAGAGATAGCTAAAGTAGATCTTTATAAAAAACTTGCAGAAGCAGAACTTCAAATTAAAAACGGTGAGTTACTTTTAGATGCAGAGGATGTTTTTAAAGGACTAAGAAATAAGTATGTTAGAAAATAA
- a CDS encoding phenylacetate--CoA ligase family protein: MKVIYNKCPDAIKKILFAPLRIFNRYKIEAKDIGAYRKYLITNETLKRKELEEMQWSKMKSLLEYAYKNVPYYKEKWDKAGVNLNDINEYSDLIKIPILKKDELREYWKDIISQQYKIEDLIIHETGGSTGIPVKFYYDRKTYIARQEALNRWVRFSGCDTKKDKMLWIGRPGFKLLKNREKWGEKGEKYYGAYNPITNRMSITTTNMTDNILQEYVKRIKWFRPDYIQGYASGIYVLAKYMVQKGISLEVKAVLTSSDSLVYDQRQIVRKAFYCEVFDRYGMGEEVATAIECSEHNGMHIDMEKCLIEVIDKDENQIFNKLGNIIGTNLENLAMPLIRYEIGDLGSMSKRICCCGKESWMLEKIEGRSSDYLVNKDGSIIESVSIAQIIPKQCIDIFEKIKEYQLYQIDIENIVIRISTLNGDRLSSYEEGEIMKKIYKYVDSSIELSFKYFKKLPRSENGKLRLVVSNVKK, encoded by the coding sequence ATGAAAGTTATTTATAATAAATGTCCTGATGCTATTAAGAAAATTTTATTTGCCCCTTTGAGAATCTTTAATAGATATAAAATAGAAGCAAAAGATATCGGAGCGTATCGTAAATATTTAATAACCAATGAAACATTAAAAAGAAAAGAACTAGAGGAAATGCAGTGGAGCAAAATGAAATCATTATTAGAATATGCGTATAAAAACGTACCATATTATAAAGAAAAATGGGATAAAGCAGGTGTAAATTTAAATGATATAAATGAGTATTCTGATTTGATAAAAATACCCATTTTGAAAAAAGATGAATTGAGAGAATACTGGAAAGATATTATTTCACAGCAGTACAAGATTGAAGATTTAATTATCCACGAAACTGGTGGGAGTACAGGGATACCAGTTAAATTTTATTATGATAGAAAAACTTATATAGCTAGACAAGAAGCACTTAATAGATGGGTTAGATTTTCTGGGTGTGATACAAAAAAGGATAAAATGTTATGGATAGGAAGACCTGGTTTTAAACTATTAAAAAACAGGGAAAAATGGGGAGAAAAAGGCGAAAAATATTATGGTGCCTATAATCCAATTACTAATAGGATGAGCATAACTACAACTAATATGACAGATAATATCCTGCAAGAATATGTTAAAAGAATAAAGTGGTTTAGACCAGATTATATTCAAGGATATGCAAGTGGAATATATGTTTTAGCTAAATATATGGTTCAAAAAGGGATAAGCTTAGAAGTAAAGGCAGTATTAACTTCTTCAGATTCACTTGTGTATGATCAACGACAAATTGTTAGGAAAGCATTTTATTGTGAAGTTTTTGATAGGTATGGCATGGGAGAAGAAGTGGCGACTGCAATTGAGTGCTCTGAACATAATGGAATGCATATTGATATGGAAAAATGTTTAATAGAGGTTATCGATAAAGATGAAAATCAAATTTTTAATAAATTAGGAAATATAATTGGAACAAATTTAGAGAACTTAGCAATGCCATTGATAAGATATGAAATAGGCGATCTTGGAAGTATGAGTAAAAGAATATGTTGTTGTGGAAAAGAGAGTTGGATGTTAGAAAAAATAGAAGGTCGTAGCAGTGATTATCTTGTGAATAAAGATGGTTCAATAATAGAGTCAGTAAGTATAGCACAGATAATACCAAAACAGTGTATTGATATTTTTGAAAAAATTAAAGAATATCAATTATATCAAATTGACATTGAAAATATTGTAATTAGAATTTCAACATTGAATGGTGATAGATTAAGCAGTTATGAAGAAGGGGAAATTATGAAGAAAATATATAAATATGTAGATAGCAGTATTGAATTATCATTTAAATATTTTAAAAAGTTACCTCGAAGTGAAAATGGCAAATTGAGACTCGTAGTATCTAATGTAAAAAAATAG
- a CDS encoding glycosyltransferase has protein sequence MNRKKIVHIISNFKIGGAQKLLLDLINNSNKSLFDVSVISLYNKTNNSLANEFEKADCPIYYLNKKSGFDINIELQLVNLLRKIRPDVVHTHMAGLKYSIIPLLFCKVKLKCNTEHTIIKENYTNIEAWVKKFAYKYFNVKPVGISNCVSESIKKVYKVSDIKTIYNGINVEKYTHDGERIIDEKNIKLINVATFLPDKNHEFLIESIKILAEKINNFKLYLIGDGKLRNEIQKKIDYYDLGQHVILLGFRNDVNELLVKSDMFLMTSKHEGFGLVLVEAMAAGLPIVATEIGGIPEVVINNQNGLLVSCDKPRLFADAIEKLINEKSKYKTISSNNLLRAKKFDIQNTILEYEKLYLEVE, from the coding sequence ATGAACAGGAAAAAAATAGTGCATATAATATCTAATTTTAAAATAGGCGGGGCACAAAAACTTTTATTAGATTTAATAAACAACAGCAATAAAAGTCTTTTTGATGTATCCGTGATTAGCTTATATAATAAGACTAATAATTCATTGGCTAATGAATTTGAAAAAGCTGATTGTCCAATATACTATCTAAATAAAAAATCTGGATTTGACATAAATATTGAATTACAATTAGTAAATCTGTTAAGAAAAATAAGGCCTGATGTAGTACATACACATATGGCTGGATTAAAGTATTCGATTATACCATTGTTATTTTGCAAAGTTAAGTTAAAGTGTAACACAGAGCATACCATAATTAAAGAAAATTACACAAATATTGAAGCCTGGGTGAAGAAGTTTGCATACAAATATTTTAATGTTAAACCGGTAGGAATATCAAATTGTGTAAGTGAATCAATAAAGAAAGTTTATAAAGTTAGTGATATTAAAACAATTTACAACGGTATTAATGTAGAAAAATATACACATGATGGAGAAAGAATTATTGATGAAAAAAATATTAAACTTATTAATGTTGCTACTTTTTTACCTGATAAAAATCATGAATTTTTAATTGAATCAATAAAGATCTTAGCAGAAAAAATTAATAACTTCAAACTATATTTAATTGGTGATGGGAAATTGAGGAATGAGATTCAGAAAAAGATTGACTATTATGACTTAGGACAACATGTTATTTTGTTAGGTTTTAGGAATGATGTAAATGAATTATTAGTTAAATCTGATATGTTTTTGATGACTTCTAAGCATGAAGGGTTTGGATTAGTTCTAGTTGAAGCTATGGCTGCTGGATTACCTATTGTGGCTACAGAAATTGGTGGAATTCCAGAGGTTGTAATAAATAATCAAAATGGATTATTAGTTTCTTGTGATAAACCAAGATTATTCGCAGATGCAATTGAAAAGTTAATTAATGAGAAATCTAAATATAAAACGATTTCATCAAATAATTTGTTAAGAGCAAAAAAATTTGATATCCAAAATACAATTTTAGAATATGAAAAATTATATTTAGAAGTAGAATAA
- a CDS encoding Coenzyme F420 hydrogenase/dehydrogenase, beta subunit C-terminal domain, translated as MGFKKLEENVIRNNLCSGCGTCVGICPTKCIKIELSEYQNPIMTNAEKCIECGLCFDVCPGIGFNFKRKVGLENEIKYNKLLGYYHSFYTGHSINEDIRIKSASGGMATSLIHYLLEQKIVDKALIVGMENGVPTIKVVDNYNDLLSGMQSKYGYVPVNSKIREINDSNEKYVMVGLPCHFQGLEKSSKFLKNLNDNIIFKIGLLCGYTQTYDVIDFIAKRLGINNIDEYSFLGWREGEYPGNMAFQHNDSGEIIYKPLYEWLAISVPFFSMNRCFLCADGVNELADIVLGDVHSNGNEENVILIRNLYAKKILEEAQNKKYIDTKEIDLKTAMKYPIGSVARVKRKAPLVIIDYLIKKNKSVPIYNLELDEVSRISRNLILIKYKIYDFIRKKRIREFILTFPKLAEFIGDFAYRFPNSLPGINLFVYIYRKFRKSDSYGSKF; from the coding sequence ATGGGATTTAAAAAGTTAGAAGAGAATGTAATACGTAATAATTTATGTTCAGGATGTGGTACTTGTGTTGGGATATGTCCAACAAAGTGTATTAAAATTGAACTTAGTGAATATCAAAATCCAATAATGACAAATGCTGAAAAATGTATAGAGTGTGGTTTGTGTTTTGATGTTTGTCCAGGAATAGGATTTAATTTTAAAAGAAAAGTTGGGTTAGAAAATGAAATTAAATATAATAAATTATTAGGGTACTATCATTCTTTTTATACAGGACACTCAATAAATGAAGATATAAGAATTAAGTCTGCATCAGGTGGAATGGCTACATCATTAATCCATTACTTATTAGAACAAAAAATTGTAGATAAAGCATTAATTGTAGGTATGGAAAATGGCGTACCAACAATTAAGGTAGTTGATAATTATAATGATTTATTATCTGGAATGCAATCAAAATATGGATATGTACCAGTCAATAGTAAGATTAGAGAAATTAATGATAGCAATGAAAAATATGTAATGGTTGGTCTACCTTGTCATTTTCAGGGGTTAGAAAAAAGTAGTAAGTTTTTAAAGAATTTAAATGACAATATAATTTTTAAGATAGGTCTTTTATGTGGCTATACGCAGACATATGATGTTATTGATTTTATTGCTAAAAGACTAGGTATAAATAATATTGATGAATATTCTTTTTTAGGATGGCGAGAAGGTGAATATCCTGGAAATATGGCTTTTCAACATAATGATAGTGGAGAAATAATTTATAAACCTTTATATGAGTGGCTGGCTATTTCTGTTCCTTTTTTTTCAATGAATAGGTGTTTTCTTTGTGCGGATGGTGTTAATGAATTAGCAGATATTGTACTAGGAGATGTTCATTCAAATGGGAATGAAGAAAATGTAATTTTAATTAGAAATTTGTATGCAAAAAAAATATTAGAAGAAGCTCAAAATAAGAAGTATATAGATACTAAAGAAATAGATTTAAAAACTGCAATGAAATATCCAATAGGTTCTGTTGCCAGAGTAAAAAGAAAAGCACCATTAGTAATAATTGATTATTTAATAAAGAAAAATAAATCTGTGCCAATATATAATCTAGAACTTGATGAAGTTAGTAGAATTAGTCGTAATTTAATTCTAATAAAATATAAGATATATGATTTTATTAGGAAAAAGAGGATAAGAGAATTTATACTGACATTTCCAAAGCTTGCTGAATTTATAGGAGACTTTGCATATAGATTTCCAAATTCGTTACCGGGAATAAATTTATTTGTGTATATTTATCGGAAATTTAGAAAGAGTGATAGCTATGGTTCGAAATTTTAA
- a CDS encoding Coenzyme F420 hydrogenase/dehydrogenase, beta subunit C-terminal domain, translating to MVRNFNYIKNEVVNSNLCSRCGACVGICPKQVITFKSNVNYEPTWSSEEGCINCGLCIDVCPAKGYSLQADNKNINDISGNLGRFIDVYEGKALDNYINSNATSGGIVTAVLIYLLKCKEVEKVVVVENTEDSKDGYAKVTVTSNIETILNSMQSKYIQLPVGKVINEIRNKKENIAIVGLPCQLAAIDKASQKLPVIKSRIKFKIGLFCGFTYTQDSVEDMLKIMEVKEINLKRIVGWRNGGLPGNFTVELNDGTIKALPFIKEHSINVTFNALNRCGLCKDCFAEYADISLGDIGGWRSKETLIVSRTDKAEQILAEMVKNNLIRIKSIRDSKYLKKTVIPFMIKEKIIKTQIRNKYLKSKNITNVEWEYRKGTISKILKIESLLLYRLSLLLRNSKVKRKIFKNKYMAIVVGELIYYRLSKNILVRAMKKLEKKFLKDEDVLL from the coding sequence ATGGTTCGAAATTTTAACTATATAAAAAATGAAGTTGTAAACAGCAATTTATGTTCTAGATGTGGTGCATGTGTAGGGATTTGTCCGAAACAAGTGATAACATTTAAATCTAATGTGAATTATGAACCAACTTGGTCATCAGAAGAAGGTTGTATTAATTGTGGTTTGTGCATAGATGTTTGTCCGGCAAAAGGATATTCGCTTCAAGCAGATAATAAAAATATTAATGATATAAGTGGAAATTTAGGGAGATTCATTGATGTTTATGAAGGGAAAGCATTAGATAATTATATTAATTCAAATGCTACATCTGGAGGAATTGTAACTGCAGTTTTGATATATCTATTAAAATGCAAAGAAGTAGAGAAAGTTGTTGTGGTTGAGAATACAGAAGATAGTAAAGATGGTTATGCAAAGGTAACCGTTACTTCAAATATAGAAACTATACTAAATTCAATGCAGTCTAAATATATCCAATTGCCTGTAGGGAAAGTAATAAATGAGATAAGAAATAAAAAAGAAAATATAGCAATTGTAGGATTACCTTGTCAACTTGCTGCAATTGATAAAGCCTCACAAAAATTACCTGTTATAAAATCAAGAATAAAATTTAAGATTGGATTATTTTGTGGCTTTACTTACACTCAAGATTCTGTTGAAGATATGCTAAAAATTATGGAGGTCAAGGAAATTAATTTAAAAAGAATCGTTGGCTGGAGAAATGGAGGTCTTCCAGGGAACTTTACTGTTGAATTAAATGATGGAACAATAAAAGCATTGCCTTTCATAAAAGAACATAGCATCAATGTTACATTTAATGCATTAAATAGATGTGGTTTGTGTAAGGATTGTTTTGCAGAATATGCGGACATTTCATTAGGGGATATAGGTGGATGGAGAAGCAAGGAGACTCTAATCGTTTCACGTACAGATAAAGCTGAACAAATATTAGCTGAAATGGTCAAAAATAATTTGATCAGAATTAAGAGTATTAGAGATTCTAAGTATTTGAAGAAGACAGTAATTCCATTTATGATAAAAGAAAAGATTATTAAGACTCAAATTAGAAATAAATATTTAAAATCAAAAAATATTACAAATGTAGAATGGGAATATAGAAAAGGAACAATTAGTAAAATATTGAAGATTGAATCTCTTCTTTTATATAGATTGAGCTTGTTGTTAAGAAATTCAAAAGTTAAAAGAAAAATTTTCAAAAACAAATATATGGCAATAGTTGTCGGAGAATTAATCTACTATAGATTAAGTAAAAATATCTTAGTTAGAGCGATGAAAAAGTTAGAAAAGAAATTTTTGAAAGATGAGGATGTCTTGTTGTGA
- the galE gene encoding UDP-glucose 4-epimerase GalE: MSILITGGAGYIGSHTTRYFSDKNEDIILVDNLQTGYKKAIEIENFYEIDIRNKKELDKVFKSHKINAVIHFAANSLVGESMEKPYEYYHNNVFGMMCLLDVMRENNVNKIVFSSTAATYGEPKNIPILEDDDTNPTNTYGETKLAMERMMKWFDQAYGIKYVSLRYFNAAGAHGGGMIGEAHRPETHLIPLILQVPLGKRNKIYMFGDDYPTKDGTCVRDYIHVMDLAEAHYLAWEYLRKGESSDIFNLGNGNGYSVKEVIEMTRKVTGYDICAEVKERRTGDPAILIASSEKAKRILGWKPKYDSLEKIIIDAWKWHRNYPKGYDE; encoded by the coding sequence GTGTCAATTTTAATAACTGGGGGAGCAGGATACATTGGTTCGCATACAACAAGATATTTTTCAGATAAAAATGAAGATATAATTTTAGTAGATAATTTACAAACTGGATATAAAAAAGCTATTGAAATAGAAAATTTTTATGAGATAGATATAAGGAATAAAAAAGAGTTGGATAAGGTATTTAAATCTCATAAGATAAATGCAGTGATTCATTTTGCTGCTAATTCTTTAGTAGGAGAGAGTATGGAAAAACCATATGAGTATTATCACAATAATGTATTTGGGATGATGTGTTTATTAGATGTTATGAGAGAAAATAATGTGAATAAAATTGTATTTTCTTCTACGGCAGCTACATATGGAGAGCCTAAGAATATTCCTATACTTGAAGATGATGACACAAATCCTACGAATACATATGGGGAAACTAAACTAGCTATGGAAAGAATGATGAAGTGGTTTGATCAAGCTTACGGAATTAAGTATGTTTCCTTAAGATACTTTAATGCAGCAGGTGCTCATGGAGGTGGAATGATTGGAGAAGCTCATAGGCCTGAAACACATCTAATTCCTTTAATTCTTCAAGTTCCATTAGGGAAAAGGAATAAGATTTATATGTTTGGAGATGATTATCCAACAAAAGATGGCACATGTGTAAGAGATTATATTCACGTTATGGATTTAGCTGAAGCACATTATTTGGCTTGGGAATATTTGCGGAAAGGTGAGTCTAGCGATATCTTCAATCTTGGCAATGGAAATGGATATTCTGTAAAAGAAGTTATTGAAATGACAAGAAAAGTAACAGGATATGATATATGTGCTGAAGTGAAAGAAAGAAGGACAGGAGATCCAGCAATTTTAATAGCTTCATCAGAAAAAGCTAAAAGAATATTAGGATGGAAGCCAAAGTATGATTCATTAGAAAAAATCATTATTGATGCGTGGAAGTGGCATAGAAATTATCCAAAGGGATATGACGAATAG
- a CDS encoding lipopolysaccharide biosynthesis protein, whose amino-acid sequence MSENNELNKLKNKTVSGAKWLIIVSVVSIPLSFLTNIVIGRISAQALGIYSTILIFLQTIATFVVFGGPTVLSNYIPKSKNKNDISNFIWSYFIIIMVLFLIFTISTIFLPALKEKLFGNISGMELYLSLYIIAPLYVLGLFFQYVLIGFIDTGISTFLSKLHIFLIPVLLGISYITFQENIESNLRIIILVAILITNIVGNIIGYKVIRKKRLQSEKFKFHLPKGFWKFSIFVHLSTIFTFAYNNLDKIYVLSLGDLGQLGIYQAIITIYTFSKYIPQLLFNVTVPLFSNLINDGKYEIVKSTYYKLEKYIILMIIILNLFIIAYSKYLLLFFGKQYATFNKVLILFAMSNAITILSYVNTPLLVVLEKNKERFMNSFCQIFIQLSLTIILIQPYGIYGISLAKIFGVIIAQIYPSFIIMKKCDLGIKIPKQFFLGAIVMLLYGGLNLLNDLNIFINTLYLSISIIIFLTLSKYKLKDFKELYKMARR is encoded by the coding sequence ATGAGTGAAAATAATGAATTAAATAAATTAAAGAATAAAACAGTTTCAGGGGCAAAATGGTTAATCATAGTATCTGTTGTTTCTATTCCGTTATCGTTTTTAACAAATATTGTAATTGGAAGAATTAGTGCTCAAGCATTAGGTATATATTCAACAATATTAATTTTCTTGCAGACAATAGCTACTTTTGTAGTCTTTGGTGGTCCAACGGTATTATCGAATTATATTCCTAAATCAAAGAATAAGAATGATATTTCTAATTTTATTTGGTCATATTTTATAATAATAATGGTTTTGTTTTTGATTTTTACTATTTCTACAATATTCCTGCCAGCTTTAAAAGAAAAATTATTTGGCAATATAAGTGGTATGGAATTATATTTGTCTTTGTATATAATTGCACCATTATATGTTTTAGGGTTATTTTTTCAGTATGTACTAATTGGCTTTATAGATACAGGGATATCTACTTTTTTAAGTAAGCTACATATTTTCTTAATTCCAGTCTTACTAGGTATTTCATATATTACTTTTCAAGAAAATATTGAAAGCAATTTGAGAATAATTATCTTGGTAGCTATTTTAATAACAAATATAGTAGGAAATATAATAGGGTATAAGGTTATAAGAAAGAAAAGGCTCCAAAGTGAAAAATTTAAATTTCATCTACCAAAAGGATTTTGGAAATTTTCTATTTTCGTACATTTAAGTACTATATTTACATTTGCATATAATAATCTTGATAAAATTTATGTGTTATCACTAGGTGATTTAGGACAACTAGGGATATATCAAGCTATTATAACAATTTATACCTTTAGTAAATATATACCTCAGTTGCTATTTAATGTAACTGTACCATTGTTTTCCAATCTCATAAATGATGGAAAATATGAAATTGTTAAATCAACATATTATAAACTGGAAAAATATATTATATTGATGATAATAATATTGAATCTATTTATTATTGCTTATTCAAAATATTTGTTGTTGTTTTTTGGGAAACAATATGCTACTTTTAATAAAGTTTTAATTCTATTTGCAATGTCTAATGCAATAACAATATTAAGCTATGTAAACACTCCATTATTAGTTGTATTAGAAAAAAATAAAGAGAGATTTATGAATAGCTTTTGTCAAATATTTATTCAATTAAGCTTAACAATAATATTAATTCAACCATATGGTATATATGGTATTTCATTAGCTAAGATATTTGGAGTCATTATTGCTCAGATATACCCAAGTTTTATCATCATGAAAAAATGTGATTTAGGTATAAAAATACCAAAGCAATTTTTTTTGGGTGCAATAGTAATGTTGCTATACGGAGGATTAAATCTTTTAAATGATTTAAATATTTTTATTAATACTTTATATTTAAGTATAAGTATAATAATATTTTTGACTTTATCTAAATACAAATTAAAAGATTTTAAAGAATTGTATAAAATGGCTCGCAGATAA
- a CDS encoding Gfo/Idh/MocA family protein, translated as MKILNMISYKLRPVNKGEIPVGIIGTGGWGKNFVRELSKNKNFDVKVCYDINKKLLASQSKKYKFKIADSYYSLLHEYNINSVFIILPNHLHKEVCLEAANAGVNIFLEKPIANNYLDGKDIVDKCNEKNIKLCVGHSMRKSSNYLRLKEIISKNMLGVIHLVEANRSINRAESIKEFDWRNKREFCPNLPLIQLGIHYIDILLDLFGEPTEINSLALDNVSDSKNTDATICTMKFKNSILAYLGNSYSTNNTDILRIYGTKGIATLTNSKLVIFNETNKDLTYNKPAKESTIKNEIIEFYNYISNNIDIDIDGDNALKVIRTFERISQINSK; from the coding sequence GTGAAGATTTTGAATATGATTTCGTATAAGCTTAGACCTGTAAACAAAGGGGAAATTCCAGTTGGAATTATAGGTACAGGTGGATGGGGAAAAAATTTCGTAAGAGAATTATCAAAAAACAAAAATTTTGATGTAAAAGTTTGCTACGATATTAATAAAAAACTGTTAGCATCACAATCTAAGAAGTATAAGTTTAAAATTGCCGATTCATATTATAGTTTATTACATGAGTATAATATTAATAGTGTATTTATTATTTTACCAAATCATTTACACAAAGAAGTTTGCTTAGAAGCTGCAAATGCAGGTGTAAATATTTTTTTAGAAAAACCAATTGCTAATAATTACTTAGATGGAAAAGATATAGTAGATAAGTGCAATGAGAAAAATATTAAATTGTGTGTAGGGCATAGTATGAGAAAATCTTCCAATTATTTGAGATTAAAAGAAATTATATCTAAGAATATGTTAGGGGTAATACATTTAGTTGAAGCTAATAGATCAATTAATAGAGCTGAGTCAATTAAAGAGTTTGACTGGAGAAATAAGCGGGAATTTTGTCCAAATCTTCCATTAATACAGTTAGGAATCCATTATATTGATATATTATTAGATTTATTTGGAGAGCCAACAGAAATAAATAGTTTAGCACTTGACAATGTTTCTGATTCTAAGAATACAGATGCTACAATTTGCACAATGAAATTTAAAAATTCTATATTAGCGTATTTAGGTAATAGTTATTCGACAAATAACACTGACATATTGAGAATATATGGTACTAAAGGAATTGCAACATTAACAAATAGTAAGCTTGTGATTTTTAATGAAACTAATAAGGATTTGACATATAATAAGCCAGCTAAAGAGAGTACAATAAAGAACGAAATTATAGAATTTTATAATTATATAAGTAATAATATTGATATTGATATCGATGGAGATAATGCATTAAAAGTTATTCGTACATTTGAAAGAATAAGTCAAATTAATAGTAAATAA